Proteins encoded by one window of Mesorhizobium sp. INR15:
- a CDS encoding ABC transporter substrate-binding protein, with amino-acid sequence MSFTRRKLLLLAAVIGIAAGPATAYAADVLNVGAYPTNPPFEFKNESGTFEGFEVDIVNEAAKRIGMTTDIADLGFQALFAATTSKRIDVAISSITITPERLKSQSFTQPYYDSDMGIATKTDSAIKAEADLKGKIVGVLSGSTGETWVKAHQEADGFSDVKGYDTQQNLLLDLSAGRVDAAVSDIPGMQYAFTKMKDLVVKERIKTGEQYGLMLTKDHPLLGKLNDALTAMKKDGTLAGIHKKWFGSDAPADSSTVKEMPLPKA; translated from the coding sequence ATGAGCTTCACGCGCCGTAAACTGCTTCTTCTCGCCGCCGTCATCGGCATCGCCGCCGGTCCCGCAACCGCCTATGCCGCCGATGTGCTGAATGTCGGGGCGTATCCAACCAATCCGCCGTTCGAGTTCAAGAATGAGAGCGGCACCTTCGAGGGTTTCGAAGTCGATATCGTCAACGAGGCGGCAAAGCGCATCGGCATGACCACCGACATCGCCGACCTCGGCTTCCAGGCATTGTTCGCCGCCACCACGTCGAAGCGTATCGACGTTGCCATCTCGTCCATTACCATCACGCCCGAGCGGCTGAAGTCGCAGTCGTTCACCCAGCCCTATTATGATTCCGATATGGGCATCGCGACCAAGACCGACAGCGCGATCAAGGCCGAGGCCGACCTCAAGGGCAAGATCGTGGGCGTGCTGTCCGGCTCGACCGGCGAGACCTGGGTCAAGGCGCATCAGGAAGCCGACGGCTTCAGCGATGTGAAGGGCTATGACACGCAGCAGAACCTGTTGCTCGACCTCAGCGCCGGCCGCGTTGATGCCGCCGTCAGCGACATTCCGGGCATGCAATACGCCTTCACCAAGATGAAGGACCTGGTCGTCAAGGAACGCATCAAGACCGGCGAACAGTACGGGCTGATGCTGACCAAGGACCATCCGCTGCTCGGCAAGCTGAACGACGCGCTGACCGCGATGAAGAAGGACGGCACGCTGGCTGGTATCCACAAGAAGTGGTTCGGCAGCGATGCTCCAGCCGATTCTTCGACCGTCAAGGAAATGCCGCTGCCAAAGGCCTGA
- a CDS encoding amino acid ABC transporter permease: MSLLDTFFNADVIMSSLPALLRGFLNTLLLGLLSIGIGIPIGLGISLLRLYAPKPLRWLAIGYTDIFRALPVLVVLILIYYALPFLGIRLSSWASAVTAFAIIMSAYSAEVFRSGIESIPRGQFEASQALGLPFLLTLRKVVLPQAVRVVIPPMTSNCVSMFKDTSLASTVALPELLKEATNAQSLYANPSPLIGAALVYLIFLWPMVRLVSMLEHRFKDEKTR; encoded by the coding sequence ATGTCGCTGCTGGACACTTTCTTCAACGCCGATGTCATCATGTCCAGCCTGCCGGCCTTGCTGCGCGGCTTCCTGAATACATTGCTGCTTGGACTGCTCAGCATCGGCATTGGTATTCCTATCGGCCTGGGGATCAGCCTGTTGCGGCTCTATGCGCCGAAGCCGCTGCGGTGGCTCGCTATCGGCTACACCGATATCTTCCGCGCCCTGCCGGTGCTGGTGGTGCTGATCCTGATCTACTACGCGCTGCCGTTTCTCGGCATACGGCTGTCGTCCTGGGCGTCCGCGGTGACGGCGTTCGCCATCATCATGTCGGCCTATTCAGCGGAAGTGTTCCGTTCCGGCATCGAGAGCATTCCGCGCGGTCAGTTCGAGGCATCGCAGGCGCTCGGCCTGCCCTTCCTGCTCACCTTGCGCAAGGTGGTGCTGCCGCAGGCTGTCCGCGTGGTCATTCCGCCGATGACCAGCAACTGCGTCTCGATGTTCAAGGACACATCGCTTGCTTCCACAGTCGCGCTGCCGGAGCTCTTGAAGGAAGCGACCAACGCGCAGTCGCTCTACGCCAACCCGTCGCCGCTGATCGGCGCGGCGCTGGTCTATCTCATCTTCCTCTGGCCGATGGTCCGCCTCGTCAGCATGCTTGAACACCGCTTCAAAGACGAAAAGACCCGCTGA
- a CDS encoding cysteine desulfurase-like protein produces MFPALQKAGDFIFMDNAAGAQIPQSVLDAVTNHLVSHNVQRGGRYGRSVAVDQSVADARTSVALLVNAYSPAEICFGMNATSFIRLVSLGIGQMLGERDEIVITDMDHDANIATWLALEGAGAKFKWWRMREDGNLHVDDLKPLVSDRTRLVACTVTAHSIGSIVDVAAVARIAHAAGAEVFLDCVHYGPHGLIDVQAWDCDYLVCSGYKNFSPHMGFLWGRFETLKRLPTFREDFIPDEPPHKVEAGTFIYENVSGMDAAVHYLELIGRNLAPSNNRSRRDNIVAGMGAIRDYEIVLAREMLGVLKDCGATIYGVADEARINERVPTFCFNIGKLSPQRIVEEMSEMQIGIRDGHMYAPRLMKRLNLSMDSGAIRASLVHYNTVEEVHKFGEALRAIIARLS; encoded by the coding sequence ATGTTTCCGGCCCTGCAGAAGGCGGGCGATTTCATTTTCATGGACAACGCGGCCGGCGCGCAGATCCCGCAAAGCGTGCTCGACGCGGTGACCAACCACCTGGTTTCGCACAATGTGCAGCGCGGTGGCCGCTATGGCCGCAGTGTCGCCGTCGACCAGTCGGTTGCCGACGCGCGGACAAGTGTGGCGCTACTGGTCAATGCCTACAGTCCGGCGGAAATCTGCTTCGGCATGAACGCCACCTCGTTCATCCGCCTGGTCAGCCTCGGCATCGGCCAGATGCTGGGGGAACGCGACGAGATCGTCATCACCGACATGGACCATGACGCCAACATCGCGACATGGCTGGCGCTGGAAGGCGCCGGCGCCAAGTTCAAATGGTGGCGCATGCGCGAGGACGGCAACCTGCATGTCGATGACCTCAAGCCGCTGGTTTCCGATCGCACCCGGCTCGTCGCCTGCACGGTGACGGCGCATTCGATCGGCTCGATCGTCGATGTCGCCGCCGTGGCCAGGATCGCGCACGCGGCCGGCGCGGAGGTGTTTCTCGACTGCGTGCATTACGGGCCGCATGGGCTCATCGACGTACAGGCCTGGGACTGCGACTATCTGGTCTGCTCGGGCTACAAGAATTTCTCGCCGCATATGGGCTTCCTGTGGGGCCGTTTCGAAACGCTGAAGCGGCTGCCGACCTTCCGCGAGGATTTCATTCCGGACGAGCCGCCCCACAAGGTCGAGGCCGGCACGTTTATCTATGAGAATGTCTCCGGCATGGATGCCGCCGTGCATTATCTGGAGCTGATCGGCCGCAATCTTGCGCCGTCCAACAACCGCTCGCGCCGCGACAATATCGTCGCCGGCATGGGTGCCATCCGCGACTACGAGATCGTGCTGGCGCGTGAGATGCTCGGCGTGCTGAAGGATTGCGGCGCGACGATCTACGGAGTTGCCGACGAGGCCCGCATCAACGAGCGCGTGCCGACCTTCTGCTTCAATATCGGCAAGCTTTCACCGCAACGGATCGTCGAGGAGATGTCCGAGATGCAGATCGGCATTCGCGACGGCCACATGTATGCACCACGGCTGATGAAGCGGCTGAACCTGTCGATGGACAGCGGCGCCATCCGCGCCTCGCTGGTCCACTACAACACCGTCGAGGAAGTCCATAAATTCGGCGAGGCGCTGCGCGCCATCATAGCCAGGTTGTCCTGA
- a CDS encoding N-acetyltransferase — translation MCEIKTLWIADSERGKGLGSRLLDAAEQEARRRGCHVIHLASFTFQAPDFYEKHGFERLAQFEDFPRGHANVLLMKILTPGEPV, via the coding sequence GTGTGCGAGATCAAGACGCTGTGGATCGCCGACAGCGAGCGCGGCAAAGGCCTTGGCTCACGCCTCCTCGACGCCGCCGAACAGGAGGCGCGTCGGCGCGGTTGTCACGTCATCCACCTCGCGTCCTTCACCTTTCAGGCGCCGGACTTCTACGAGAAACACGGTTTTGAGCGGCTCGCCCAATTCGAGGACTTTCCGCGCGGACATGCCAATGTCCTGCTGATGAAGATATTGACGCCCGGCGAGCCAGTCTGA
- a CDS encoding dipeptide ABC transporter ATP-binding protein, whose product MSTTVLEGKNIVRDYHIGGGLFTGPRTVHAVKGVSFKVDKGKTLAIVGESGCGKSTLARIITLIDPATAGELFIDGNKVDIARNGLSKEMRRKVQIVFQNPYGSLNPRQKIGDVLGEPLLINTDKPATERRDLAMKMLKKVGLGHEHYNRYPHMFSGGQRQRIAIARALMLNPSLLVLDEPVSALDLSVQAQVLNLLADLQDEFQLTYVFISHDLSVVRYIADDVMVMYFGEAVEYGSRDEVFADPKHSYTKTLFAATPRADVASIKARLAKKKAA is encoded by the coding sequence ATGAGCACCACGGTTCTCGAAGGCAAGAACATCGTCCGCGATTACCATATCGGTGGCGGCCTGTTCACCGGCCCGCGCACGGTGCACGCGGTCAAGGGCGTTTCCTTCAAGGTGGACAAGGGCAAGACGCTGGCCATCGTCGGCGAAAGCGGATGCGGCAAGTCCACGCTTGCCCGCATCATCACCTTGATCGACCCGGCCACGGCGGGCGAGTTGTTCATTGACGGCAACAAGGTGGACATCGCCAGGAACGGCCTGTCGAAGGAGATGCGCCGCAAGGTCCAGATCGTCTTCCAGAACCCTTATGGGTCGCTCAATCCACGCCAGAAGATCGGCGACGTGCTTGGCGAACCGCTGCTGATCAACACCGACAAGCCGGCCACCGAGCGGCGCGACCTGGCGATGAAGATGTTGAAGAAGGTTGGCCTCGGGCACGAGCACTACAACCGCTACCCCCACATGTTCTCCGGCGGCCAGCGCCAGCGCATCGCCATTGCTCGTGCGTTGATGCTCAACCCCAGCCTGCTGGTGCTGGACGAGCCTGTTTCGGCGCTGGACCTTTCTGTGCAGGCGCAGGTGCTGAACCTGCTTGCCGACCTGCAGGACGAATTCCAGCTGACCTACGTCTTCATCAGTCACGATCTGTCGGTGGTGCGCTACATCGCCGACGACGTCATGGTGATGTATTTCGGCGAGGCGGTGGAATATGGCTCGCGCGACGAGGTCTTCGCCGACCCCAAGCACAGCTACACCAAGACGCTGTTTGCCGCGACGCCACGCGCCGACGTCGCCTCGATCAAGGCGAGACTGGCCAAAAAGAAGGCGGCTTGA